A single window of Nicotiana tomentosiformis chromosome 1, ASM39032v3, whole genome shotgun sequence DNA harbors:
- the LOC104104090 gene encoding RPM1-interacting protein 4 isoform X2: protein MARPNVPKFGNWENDDNTPYTVYFEKARQTRGTGKIINPNDPEENPDMFPNLTAPPPAPSRARPKAQTEEPIGRGEAAAKQTREHRLSKEDGDFRQYANSPARNENTGRRASNEHQRGRGSSSGRTGRQSAGSEHSFDKSPLHPHYQAKVNAGRGVASPAWEGKNNSYDSSHGTPGRSFESAHATPGRSRIKQESPDRGAAVPRFGEWDENDPQSADNYTHIFNKVREERQLGTGNPSGTPSRASYNPQRQEEKRMKCCFPW, encoded by the exons ATGGCA CGTCCAAATGTTCCGAAGTTTGGCAATTGGGAAAATGATGATAACACGCCCTATACTGTGTATTTTGAAAAAGCAAGGCAAACTCGTGGTACTGGAAAGATCATAAACCCCAATGATCCTGAAGAGAATCCAGATATGTTTCCCAATCTTACTGCCCCACCCCCAGCACCTTCTCGCGCTAGGCCTAAAGCACAAACAGAGGAACCAATAGGGCGCGGGGAAGCAGCGGCTAAGCAAACAAGGGAACACAGACTGAGTAAAGAAGATGGTGATTTTCGGCAGTATGCTAATTCTCCTGCTCGTAACGAGAACACGGGACGAAGAGCTTCCAATGAGCATCAACGTGGTCGTGGATCAAGTTCTGGTCGAACTGGCAGACAAAGTGCGGGATCTGAACACAGCTTTGATAAATCACCGCTGCACCCACATTATCAGGCAAAGGTTAATGCAGGAAGAGGTGTTGCATCTCCTGCTTGGGAAGGCAAGAATAATTCATACGATAGTAGCCATGGTACTCCTGGAAGATCATTTGAAAGTGCTCATGCTACTCCTGGGAGGTCCAGAATTAAGCAAGAAAGT CCTGATAGAGGAGCCGCAGTTCCAAGATTTGGGGAGTGGGATGAGAATGATCCTCAATCTGCTGATAACTACACTCACATTTTTAACAAGGTTCGGGAGGAAAGACAATTGGGTACTGGAAATCCGTCAGGGACACCGAGTAGAGCATCTTACAACCCACAAAGGCAAGAAGAAAAGAGGATG AAGTGCTGCTTTCCCTGGTAA
- the LOC104104091 gene encoding uncharacterized protein translates to MVREQSIESFYTKLRDSALASASTSPLLVFPSTSDVDSLCALKIIGHVLESDSVRYACYPVSSFREIHKYTGDNLGSAADEPITILLINWGCQRDLKKVLEIGPLARVFVVDSHRPIHLHNLSDQNDRVIVLYTKDDEQQADLAYDFDVSALANASDLNSDDEFEEESDSEDENDSESEEEDGGGTRKKRRVSQENESDHVKLFGKLKRDYYYMGTFHGKPSGCLMYELSHFLRKNTNALLWLACVALTDQFVHERLTDERYQAGVMELEQHINSSGNLDSITSVTLKDGTKVTAPNSSRIAYEYEPRLMLLQEWNLFDSMLCSSYIATKLKTWSDNGIKKMQLLLARMGFAREECKQKFQYMSIEIKRRMKDMFEQYLPEFGLTDFYYRGFLLLHGYSSKVSAADVVYGVTALLESSVESDGSCASRQFGEAYDALSLTKLEKLETGMRQAIKVQRAILRQGSAAITKKGSIRSGSKFRWVKLEDSADAKLLCHPQALTKFGYFLMDALREKGARMKPLICVCYTQERSKVLIVAICGKPRLGAVQGNAFGLAFSSSAEETGAEFFHELFESSWIVLDAVAVNSFMIRLTEKLL, encoded by the coding sequence ATGGTGAGAGAACAAAGTATTGAATCATTTTATACCAAATTGCGGGATTCAGCTCTAGCTTCAGCTTCTACGTCGCCGCTGCTAGTTTTCCCCTCAACATCTGATGTTGATTCGCTCTGTGCTCTCAAGATAATAGGACATGTCCTTGAATCTGATTCTGTTAGATATGCTTGTTATCCCGTTTCAAGTTTTAGAGAGATTCATAAGTACACTGGGGATAATCTAGGGTCAGCTGCTGACGAGCCTATTACAATTTTGCTGATTAATTGGGGGTGTCAAAGGGATCTTAAGAAGGTTCTAGAAATTGGTCCCTTAGCACGTGTTTTCGTAGTGGATAGTCATAGACCCATACACTTGCATAATTTGAGTGACCAAAATGACCGGGTTATTGTCCTATATACTAAGGATGATGAGCAGCAGGCTGATTTAGCGTATGATTTTGATGTTTCTGCTTTGGCAAATGCTAGTGATTTGAATAGTGATGATGAGTTTGAAGAGGAGTCGGATAGCGAAGATGAAAATGATAGTGAGAGTGAGGAGGAAGATGGAGGTGGGACAAGGAAGAAGAGGAGGGTTTCTCAGGAAAATGAGAGTGACCATGTTAAGCTTTTCGGGAAATTAAAGAGGGATTACTATTATATGGGTACCTTTCATGGGAAGCCATCCGGTTGCTTGATGTATGAACTGTCCCATTTTTTGAGAAAGAACACGAATGCATTGCTTTGGTTGGCCTGTGTAGCTTTAACTGATCAGTTTGTTCATGAGAGATTAACTGATGAGCGATATCAAGCTGGGGTAATGGAGCTAGAACAGCATATCAATAGCTCAGGCAATTTAGACTCTATTACCTCAGTAACTCTCAAGGATGGAACGAAGGTCACAGCACCAAATTCTTCGAGGATTGCATATGAGTATGAACCAAGGTTGATGTTGTTACAAGAGTGGAACTTGTTTGATTCAATGCTGTGTTCGTCCTACATCGCAACTAAATTGAAGACATGGAGTGACAATGGGATTAAGAAGATGCAGCTTCTTTTAGCTCGGATGGGTTTTGCACGTGAGGAATGCAAACAAAAGTTTCAGTACATGAGCATCGAAATCAAGAGGAGAATGAAGGACATGTTTGAACAATATCTGCCGGAGTTTGGGCTCACTGATTTCTACTACAGAGGTTTCTTGTTGCTTCATGGGTATAGTTCAAAAGTTTCAGCAGCAGATGTGGTGTATGGGGTTACTGCACTTCTAGAGTCATCTGTAGAGTCAGATGGCTCATGTGCATCCAGACAGTTTGGGGAGGCGTATGATGCGTTGTCCTTGACCAAACTTGAGAAGTTGGAAACTGGAATGCGACAAGCTATCAAGGTTCAAAGGGCAATTCTTAGACAAGGGAGTGCAGCAATAACCAAGAAAGGTTCTATAAGAAGTGGGAGTAAATTTAGGTGGGTGAAGCTTGAAGACTCGGCAGATGCAAAGCTCCTGTGTCACCCTCAGGCTTTAACTAAATTTGGTTACTTTTTGATGGATGCTTTACGTGAGAAAGGAGCAAGGATGAAACCATTGATCTGTGTTTGCTACACTCAGGAACGAAGCAAAGTGTTGATTGTAGCAATATGTGGGAAGCCACGGCTTGGTGCAGTCCAAGGGAATGCGTTTGGGCTTGCGTTCAGTAGTTCGGCTGAAGAGACAGGGGCTGAGTTCTTCCATGAACTGTTTGAATCATCATGGATAGTTTTGGATGCAGTTGCTGTCAATTCGTTCATGATCAGACTAACAGAGAAACTTTTGTGA
- the LOC104104090 gene encoding RPM1-interacting protein 4 isoform X1, whose product MAQRPNVPKFGNWENDDNTPYTVYFEKARQTRGTGKIINPNDPEENPDMFPNLTAPPPAPSRARPKAQTEEPIGRGEAAAKQTREHRLSKEDGDFRQYANSPARNENTGRRASNEHQRGRGSSSGRTGRQSAGSEHSFDKSPLHPHYQAKVNAGRGVASPAWEGKNNSYDSSHGTPGRSFESAHATPGRSRIKQESPDRGAAVPRFGEWDENDPQSADNYTHIFNKVREERQLGTGNPSGTPSRASYNPQRQEEKRMKCCFPW is encoded by the exons ATGGCA CAGCGTCCAAATGTTCCGAAGTTTGGCAATTGGGAAAATGATGATAACACGCCCTATACTGTGTATTTTGAAAAAGCAAGGCAAACTCGTGGTACTGGAAAGATCATAAACCCCAATGATCCTGAAGAGAATCCAGATATGTTTCCCAATCTTACTGCCCCACCCCCAGCACCTTCTCGCGCTAGGCCTAAAGCACAAACAGAGGAACCAATAGGGCGCGGGGAAGCAGCGGCTAAGCAAACAAGGGAACACAGACTGAGTAAAGAAGATGGTGATTTTCGGCAGTATGCTAATTCTCCTGCTCGTAACGAGAACACGGGACGAAGAGCTTCCAATGAGCATCAACGTGGTCGTGGATCAAGTTCTGGTCGAACTGGCAGACAAAGTGCGGGATCTGAACACAGCTTTGATAAATCACCGCTGCACCCACATTATCAGGCAAAGGTTAATGCAGGAAGAGGTGTTGCATCTCCTGCTTGGGAAGGCAAGAATAATTCATACGATAGTAGCCATGGTACTCCTGGAAGATCATTTGAAAGTGCTCATGCTACTCCTGGGAGGTCCAGAATTAAGCAAGAAAGT CCTGATAGAGGAGCCGCAGTTCCAAGATTTGGGGAGTGGGATGAGAATGATCCTCAATCTGCTGATAACTACACTCACATTTTTAACAAGGTTCGGGAGGAAAGACAATTGGGTACTGGAAATCCGTCAGGGACACCGAGTAGAGCATCTTACAACCCACAAAGGCAAGAAGAAAAGAGGATG AAGTGCTGCTTTCCCTGGTAA